GGCTCGCGGCGGGGGCGGTGCCCGCGGGAACCGTGCGGGGGCCGCAGGCGACGGCGCTCGCAGTCAGAGCCCGTCGAAGGGCCGGGacaaggagaaggagaagagtCTGAGCGTGAGCAAGCCGCCGGCTTTGTCGTCTTCATCGGTTCCTTCTGTGAAAGTTCCTACATCTCCTCCCGCTCCTCCTGCCATCACTAAAACCCCGTCACCCTCCCAAGTGAACGGGAGTGCTCCAAAAAGGGTAAGGAGGACGAGTGCTGCCAGTTTTcgtattttgatgaaacttaAGTTTCGTTTTGGCTAACTTactaaacttttcttttttgttgtccaCAAAGTTGTTTACCTACTCTTCTTCCTTTGAATATTTCCAGTCATTGCTACGGCAGCGGGCCACAACAAAGCTGCCCTTGTAATTACTGTGTTAGCGCACAGATAAAGAGCGGGGCATAAattgttctttagttttctttgtcttctaaATTGGCCTGCCTCTATTCATCATGGATCACCCTCTCCAGTCTCCCTGTCTCTGTGTCGTCTATCTTCTGTTTCTGCCTAGCTGTGTCCTCtccaacaccccccccccaactccAGCCCTGCATGACCCCCTCTTACTagctctccctctctgtccccAGTCTGACCTCATGGAGTAactcctccctcccttcctggTTCTCAGTGTGCAACAGCAGTGGGTTGAAAGTTTAATTACAGAGCTGTAATATATGAGCAAAAACGTGCTTTTGGATTGAAGTTTGCTGgtgtgttttaatgtgtcaTATACTTGCTgcaaatttgaatttaaaaacttaTGTGATGACATAGTTACGGAATTATTCATTAGATGTTGTTAATCACTTACTgcattacattattttcttttgcaggGCCAACCAAAGACAGATTGCAAGTCGGATTCGAAGTCTGATACAAAATCGACCACTAATGCGTCCGAGAGACCCCTCAATCTTCACCGCCCTCCACCGGACAGCAAGTTGCACTCCTCCGGGAAGAAAACGCCAACTCCACAAACGAACCCGCGGACATCTTCGCCTTCTTCGCCACCACCTGCATCAAAAGAACCAACATTTGACGGCGTTAAACCTCCTCAGTACATTTACAGCACAGAAGGTCAGAAAGACAAGGACAAGGGTGTTCAGAGTTGGGGAGCGCCGACGGTGACGGAGAAATTAGCCCAGCTTATAGCAACCTGCCCGCCATCAAAGACCCCTAAGCCAGCTAAACCCGCAAAGACTGATCCCGTTCCCCCCCTTCCAAGCTCAGGCTTCATGGCTCCCACAGCCAAGCAGCGTGACAGGGCCATGGCCAATAGGAACACATATTCAAGAATGTTGCACCTTTCTCCCCCGCCCCCTGTGTCAAGACCACCTGGTCGGCCTTACGGTTCTAGGAACAAAGACAGCGTTTCAGAAAATTCCTCCATCCTGATGCAAGTAAGGAAGGAGGACTCGGATGGGTCTGGAAAGGCTATTATTAGCAGTGGCAACAACAGCATTAACAtgagcagcagcaacagcagcagtcGCAGCAGCAGCCCTGCGTTCCCCTATAATCGCCTGTCATCCATGTCAAAGGACAGCAACggtgaaaacagcagcagcagtattTCTAAGCCACAGTCGCGTCCTTCTCAGAGCTCCCCGCACGCCACATCTTCCCCGTTTTGCCCAATttcgtcctcttcctccattTCAGCCGAGCAGAGGACGGTGAGCGCAGTGAGTCACCTGGGCTCGCCCGTTCCCTCACAAGGACACCATGCTCAAGAGTCCCCAGCTCTGGCGGAGGAAAGTGGTGCGGGCGAGAAGGAGCAGGACAGCGAAAGCCCCAGAGACTTAACCAAGTGCCCCCCTTCAGCAGGAACGGGGAAATCAGATGGGAAAGACAGGGGAGCAGGTAATCAGTCACTGCGTGTTGAGAGGGGCAGAAGTTCCAGTCCAAGTAAGCGCAGTCCCAGCAGGGAGAGCAGTCAACCCAGTCGAAGTACGAGCCCTCCTGAGCCTGTTAGACAGAGGGCACCTTCTCCGTCTGAGCCGGAGGATGAAGAAGGTTCACAGACACCTCTTAGAGATGATTCTCCGGATTCATCCCTCGACTCAAACGACGAGCAGGACAGTAAACCCTTCAAAAAGCGCAGGGGGAGTAAACCCCGCTGGACTCACGTTATGAGCAAGATGCAGAGTCAACAAACGGACCAGGGTGGTCTCTTCAGCGAAAACAAAACCACCCTGCCCTCATCTGCAAGCTCGGAAACACCGCCGCCACCCGTTAAAAGACCTGTAGGCAGGCCGCCAAACCCAAATAAGGTCAGACCAAATCCTGTGCCTCAAAGCTCAGTGTCACAGCTTTTTCCACCCCGGCATAACAAAAGAGGAAGGTCAAAGTCTAAAATGCCCAGACTCGATGCCCCAACCCCTGGAAACTCCTCTAATAAGCTAGCATCCTCCAAAGTTTTTTCATCTTTGCTGAAGTCCAAGGAAGAGCAGGACCCACCTGTGCTTCACCCAGAGGTGGACTTGAACCCCCCTAAGCCTATGCCGAGAAAACGTGGACGGCCCAAGCGCCTGCCTCCGACTCTACCCCAAGAAGGCCAGCCTCCCACATTAGCTCCCGAGGCAGGAGACATGGGAGACAAACGGTTCCGCAGCAAAGGGAACGGGCAGCTTATTATGAAAACTATTATTAGCAAGATCAATAAGATGAAAAGTGTGAAGCGCAAACGATTTCTGAGTCAGATCCTTTTAGGCCCGAGAACAGAAGAAACTCCTAAAAGCAGCACCAGTGCCATGGTAAGCTCTGTGGAATCTACAACACAGTCACTATCCTCCCTAGCTGCTTCTTTTGGGGGGAAGTTGGGGCCACAAATTAATGTTAGCAAAAAGGGGACAATATACATGGGTAAGAGGAGAGGCCGTAAACCAAAAGCAGTGGCTACGGTGTCATCGCCAGAACCCTTTCTGTCTCCGAACACCACTTCccctctccatcatcatcagtcTCAGCACCAGCTCTCCTCGTCGGAGGTCTTtccctctccctccttctcACAATCAAGCGGAGGCCACAGTCCCATCAGTGATGCCAGCTTCGTGGAGCCCGGCTCAGTGCACTTTTCAGGTCACTCTCACTATTCTAGCTCCCATCACAGCCACAACACCTTCTCCTTCCCTCCCCCAACCTTCTCAGCTCCTAACAAGGTCCTGGGTTCTTCATTATCCTCTATGGCCACAGCAGCGTCTCAGAAAAAGTCCTCTTGCCGCGGGTAccctcaccaccaccatcatTACAGGCAGCATTATCATTATCACAAGCTTTCTCCTCCCCGGCCACTCCATCCTACCTCCCCAGCTCCCCTCAGCGAGCTAAAAGAAGCCACTCCGTCACCTGTCAGCGAGTCCCACAGTGAGGAGACCGTGCCCAGTGACAGTGGCATAGGAACAGACAATAACAGCACATCTGACCGTGGAGAGAAAGCTGGAGGGACCGGCGGGTTGAGTGCAATTGGGATGCCAGCCGGAATGGGATTATTAATGCCAGGTGTCATGGGTTCGGCAATTGCTCCAGGGATGGGCCTTAATTCCAGAGGCAGACGTCGACACTCCGCTGTGCTTATGGAACATCCCTCACCATCTCCGTCACCCCACGGGGCGCGGTCATCACCCGACCCCCGGAGACCTCACCCGACAGCTCCCACTTCCTCCCTACTGGGCCACAAAGAGAAACATAAGCACAAGTGTAAACGCCGCAGCCACGGATGCCCCGGCTACGACAAGCTAAAGAGACAGAAGAGAAAACGAAAGAAGAAGTATTTGCAGCTGCGGTCTCGGCGGCTTGACCCAGACTTTCTTGCTGAGCTGGATGAAATAATTGTGATGCTAAGTGAAATACGGATAACGCACCGTTCTGCAGGGCACCGGCTCAGCAGCGGAATAGGCATAGCACCGGGAACAAGTAGGATGCCGGGGTTGGGGAACCGACCTGGTGGTGGAATCGGAGGCCCGAGtggtcctcctcctcatcattaCGTTCACAGGGACCTCCTGCCTACAATCTTCAGGGTTAATTTTGGCCGGTTTTACTCTCATCCTGCCTACTCCTGCGACCCGTTGCACTATGTCCGGAAACCAGACATGAAGAAGAAACGTGGACGCCCTCCCAAACTGAGGGACTCCATGTCTGAAGTTCCTTTTGTACCTGGACTGGGATTCCCACTCTCAAGTGGAGGTTTCTACCACCCTTCTTACGGCGTTCCCTACTCGTCTGGACCTCTGGGATTGGGCTATTACAGAGGCTATCCTCCTGCAAGCGCCCTGTATCCCCACCCACACCACCAGTCACCTCACACAGCCCCATCCCACCACTCTCACCACTCACCGTCtttccccccacctccccccacGCCTTACATGCACCATCACCACCCTTCACATCTCCTGTTGAACCCCTCCAAATTTCACAAGAAGAAACACAAGCTGCTCAGGCAGGAGTACTTGGGAGGAGGCAGGTCCCCTGTCCTGTTCCCACCCATGTCCTCTGATCTTTCATTCAACTGGCatcataaacacaaacacagacacaaacacagagagcgCTGCTCCGAGGAGGACCGGGAGGAAGCAGGAAGGAGTGGATCAGGGAgccgagctgctgctggtgtttcTGACAAAGTAGCATTGAGTAAAGGAGAACGAGTTGGTGGTTTGGTAATGGCCGAGTCATTACAAAGATGCCGCTTCGGAAGAGACACTTCCAGTACCACTGCCAGCAAGCAAGCTGCTGCTACCTCTGCCAACtcgccctcctcttcctcgtcctcGTCTGCAGAAAGGTACAAGCGCAAAGAAAGCTCCATGTCCTGTTTAGGACCCTCTCGGCTCACGCTGGATAGCAGCTCGAAAGGCCATCATCCAGTCGCATCCTGGTTCAGAATGGGCAGCTCTGAAGCGGACTACTCTCAGCTTTCGCGGAGCCACATGGCCCCCGGCCAGGGCTCGTTCTCCGATGGACGGGCAGGGGACGCAGCAGGCTGCTCAGATAGCGAGGACGAGGAGCCTCTCACTCCCACAGAGGACGTAAAAGCTCACAGTTCTCCTAATCTTACAAATCTCTTCGCCTCGGCTCTGACCCGAACTTCACTGAAAGTCGGCAGGAACAGAAAGGCGGACATGGTTACAGAGAGCTCCAACTTCAGCCACGTGGATCGGCCGGTGAGGAAGGACCGCTCAACGtcagcagagaggagggagtTGGGTAAGTCCAGTTCTGTCCGAGTAAAGCTAAGAAACCTGTCTGAACGGGCTGCTTACAACAGCATACAACACGTTACAATAGCAGCTAATCTGTAGCTAAAATCTTGTATACCTTTAAGCTATTCACACAACTCAAATTTCAGTTTAATAAGTACCAAAGTCAGTTGTGTATTGcgtttattttccaaaaatagTTCTGACGCAGCCTCCTCCTGAATTCTCTGAATGTAATTGGCTAATGTTTGATGGGATGTTGGCACAGCTGGGGTATCAGTGGCTCCGTGTGCAGCAGGCAGTCAGATCCAACCTGAACTCCTGGCTTTTGAATTTGtccagcagttttttttatttttatttatgttttttttcaccgCAGCAAGTGGGCTCTACAACTCCGTTTGATCTCGGCACATGAACACGCGCGTCCCACGAACCCTCCCTCGCTGCGTGCCGAACGATTGTGCTGCGGTTAGAGCAGGAACCGTCCGCACTTAAGTTGTGGCTAcaacaaacattaataaattacAGGTTCTCTATT
The DNA window shown above is from Kryptolebias marmoratus isolate JLee-2015 linkage group LG5, ASM164957v2, whole genome shotgun sequence and carries:
- the ash1l gene encoding histone-lysine N-methyltransferase ASH1L isoform X1; translated protein: MDQKVQGRTATPPPPLSSAPTGEREKDGGGGKKEDEDEKKRDREKEGAAAVPAGAGGPGVAGDDQSQFSVKESSLSEGNVKLKIGLHTKRMKKPPKILENYVCRPAFRATVRHTARGGGGARGNRAGAAGDGARSQSPSKGRDKEKEKSLSVSKPPALSSSSVPSVKVPTSPPAPPAITKTPSPSQVNGSAPKRGQPKTDCKSDSKSDTKSTTNASERPLNLHRPPPDSKLHSSGKKTPTPQTNPRTSSPSSPPPASKEPTFDGVKPPQYIYSTEGQKDKDKGVQSWGAPTVTEKLAQLIATCPPSKTPKPAKPAKTDPVPPLPSSGFMAPTAKQRDRAMANRNTYSRMLHLSPPPPVSRPPGRPYGSRNKDSVSENSSILMQVRKEDSDGSGKAIISSGNNSINMSSSNSSSRSSSPAFPYNRLSSMSKDSNGENSSSSISKPQSRPSQSSPHATSSPFCPISSSSSISAEQRTVSAVSHLGSPVPSQGHHAQESPALAEESGAGEKEQDSESPRDLTKCPPSAGTGKSDGKDRGAGNQSLRVERGRSSSPSKRSPSRESSQPSRSTSPPEPVRQRAPSPSEPEDEEGSQTPLRDDSPDSSLDSNDEQDSKPFKKRRGSKPRWTHVMSKMQSQQTDQGGLFSENKTTLPSSASSETPPPPVKRPVGRPPNPNKVRPNPVPQSSVSQLFPPRHNKRGRSKSKMPRLDAPTPGNSSNKLASSKVFSSLLKSKEEQDPPVLHPEVDLNPPKPMPRKRGRPKRLPPTLPQEGQPPTLAPEAGDMGDKRFRSKGNGQLIMKTIISKINKMKSVKRKRFLSQILLGPRTEETPKSSTSAMVSSVESTTQSLSSLAASFGGKLGPQINVSKKGTIYMGKRRGRKPKAVATVSSPEPFLSPNTTSPLHHHQSQHQLSSSEVFPSPSFSQSSGGHSPISDASFVEPGSVHFSGHSHYSSSHHSHNTFSFPPPTFSAPNKVLGSSLSSMATAASQKKSSCRGYPHHHHHYRQHYHYHKLSPPRPLHPTSPAPLSELKEATPSPVSESHSEETVPSDSGIGTDNNSTSDRGEKAGGTGGLSAIGMPAGMGLLMPGVMGSAIAPGMGLNSRGRRRHSAVLMEHPSPSPSPHGARSSPDPRRPHPTAPTSSLLGHKEKHKHKCKRRSHGCPGYDKLKRQKRKRKKKYLQLRSRRLDPDFLAELDEIIVMLSEIRITHRSAGHRLSSGIGIAPGTSRMPGLGNRPGGGIGGPSGPPPHHYVHRDLLPTIFRVNFGRFYSHPAYSCDPLHYVRKPDMKKKRGRPPKLRDSMSEVPFVPGLGFPLSSGGFYHPSYGVPYSSGPLGLGYYRGYPPASALYPHPHHQSPHTAPSHHSHHSPSFPPPPPTPYMHHHHPSHLLLNPSKFHKKKHKLLRQEYLGGGRSPVLFPPMSSDLSFNWHHKHKHRHKHRERCSEEDREEAGRSGSGSRAAAGVSDKVALSKGERVGGLVMAESLQRCRFGRDTSSTTASKQAAATSANSPSSSSSSSAERYKRKESSMSCLGPSRLTLDSSSKGHHPVASWFRMGSSEADYSQLSRSHMAPGQGSFSDGRAGDAAGCSDSEDEEPLTPTEDVKAHSSPNLTNLFASALTRTSLKVGRNRKADMVTESSNFSHVDRPVRKDRSTSAERRELGSSGIQTRGVSASEGTEGSLHHRQLHHHQPSLFHSHSSPSSSCLSPPQDFYLDSSLPHLSHRAQPSKRSLHHVNKILRAKKLQRQARTGNNMVKKRGPGRPRKYPLPSPPPSPPPVAELNPTRHRDGAAERLAGRRGWEGSTVADAIESVVQGQRRKGQRRKHWEGDEDDEEEGEIEEDKEAEETEEQVPEKEENPGNLAARPRTGTGRSWPAEEVHQHFQNPVERKPEEQSSLEGPGPVSKEQAAPLPMNNQREKRAARPPKKKFQKAGLYSDVYKTEDPRSQLLQLKKEKLEYIPGEHEYGLFPAPIHVGKYLRQKRIDFQLPYDILWLWKHDQLHKRPDVPLYKKIRSNVYVDVKPLSGYETTTCNCRSPDSSAEKGCLDDCLNRMSFAECSPSTCPCGDKCDNQHIQRHEWVQCLERFRAEGKGWGIRTKESLRSGQFIIEYLGEVVSEQEFRNRMMQQYFSHSGHYCLNLDSGMVIDSYRMGNEARFINHSCEPNCEMQKWSVNGVYRIGLFALKDINSGTELTYDYNFHSFNTEEQQVCKCFSESCRGIIGGKSQRINGLPGKTGGAQRLGRLKEKRKSKHQLKKREEESSDSSKFYPHLMKPMSNRERNFVLKHRVFLLRNWEKMREKQELQKREGERERDAGSLSMYARWGGVIRDDGNIKSDVFLTQFSALQTSRSVRTRRLAAAEENTEVTRTARLAHIFKEICDMITSYKDSSGQILAAPLVNLPSRKRNSQYYEKVSDPLDLSTIEKQILTGHYKTVEAFDTDMLKVFRNAEKYYGKKSSVGRDVCRLRKAYYSARHEAAVQIDEIVGETASEADSSDSLERDHLHHHHGGPGSHDKDDDVIRCICGMYKDEGLMIQCEKCMVWQHCDCMRLETEVEHYLCEQCDPRPVDREVPMIPQPSYAQAGSIYYICLLRDDLLLHQGDCVYLMRDSRRTPEGQPVRQSYRLLSHMNRDKLDIFRIEKLWKNEKGERFAFGHHYFRPHETHHSPSRRFYQNELFRMPLYEIIPLEAVVGTCCVLDLYTYCKGRPKGVKEQDVYICDYRLDKSAHLFYKIHRNRYPVCTKLYAFNHFPKRLTPKRDFSPHYVPDNYKRNGGRSAWKSERPKEASGCEDDGSSCERGEDFPPEEEEDGRGADDDVDMEDPELLSAKHRRPDRGRRGGGDDEDEDEEEDEEDGLEAEVRKELEESSKERMVEMLELPSSSASSPLHHPALGRREAQRERLNKILLDLLHRTPSKNGEGPGTKQGGAENGDEARREMSTAGCPTITDHNASLRWGGGVGCSSLPLPRLSSQS
- the ash1l gene encoding histone-lysine N-methyltransferase ASH1L isoform X2, encoding MDQKVQGRTATPPPPLSSAPTGEREKDGGGGKKEDEDEKKRDREKEGAAAVPAGAGGPGVAGDDQSQFSVKESSLSEGNVKLKIGLHTKRMKKPPKILENYVCRPAFRATVRHTARGGGGARGNRAGAAGDGARSQSPSKGRDKEKEKSLSVSKPPALSSSSVPSVKVPTSPPAPPAITKTPSPSQVNGSAPKRGQPKTDCKSDSKSDTKSTTNASERPLNLHRPPPDSKLHSSGKKTPTPQTNPRTSSPSSPPPASKEPTFDGVKPPQYIYSTEGQKDKDKGVQSWGAPTVTEKLAQLIATCPPSKTPKPAKPAKTDPVPPLPSSGFMAPTAKQRDRAMANRNTYSRMLHLSPPPPVSRPPGRPYGSRNKDSVSENSSILMQVRKEDSDGSGKAIISSGNNSINMSSSNSSSRSSSPAFPYNRLSSMSKDSNGENSSSSISKPQSRPSQSSPHATSSPFCPISSSSSISAEQRTVSAVSHLGSPVPSQGHHAQESPALAEESGAGEKEQDSESPRDLTKCPPSAGTGKSDGKDRGAGNQSLRVERGRSSSPSKRSPSRESSQPSRSTSPPEPVRQRAPSPSEPEDEEGSQTPLRDDSPDSSLDSNDEQDSKPFKKRRGSKPRWTHVMSKMQSQQTDQGGLFSENKTTLPSSASSETPPPPVKRPVGRPPNPNKVRPNPVPQSSVSQLFPPRHNKRGRSKSKMPRLDAPTPGNSSNKLASSKVFSSLLKSKEEQDPPVLHPEVDLNPPKPMPRKRGRPKRLPPTLPQEGQPPTLAPEAGDMGDKRFRSKGNGQLIMKTIISKINKMKSVKRKRFLSQILLGPRTEETPKSSTSAMVSSVESTTQSLSSLAASFGGKLGPQINVSKKGTIYMGKRRGRKPKAVATVSSPEPFLSPNTTSPLHHHQSQHQLSSSEVFPSPSFSQSSGGHSPISDASFVEPGSVHFSGHSHYSSSHHSHNTFSFPPPTFSAPNKVLGSSLSSMATAASQKKSSCRGYPHHHHHYRQHYHYHKLSPPRPLHPTSPAPLSELKEATPSPVSESHSEETVPSDSGIGTDNNSTSDRGEKAGGTGGLSAIGMPAGMGLLMPGVMGSAIAPGMGLNSRGRRRHSAVLMEHPSPSPSPHGARSSPDPRRPHPTAPTSSLLGHKEKHKHKCKRRSHGCPGYDKLKRQKRKRKKKYLQLRSRRLDPDFLAELDEIIVMLSEIRITHRSAGHRLSSGIGIAPGTSRMPGLGNRPGGGIGGPSGPPPHHYVHRDLLPTIFRVNFGRFYSHPAYSCDPLHYVRKPDMKKKRGRPPKLRDSMSEVPFVPGLGFPLSSGGFYHPSYGVPYSSGPLGLGYYRGYPPASALYPHPHHQSPHTAPSHHSHHSPSFPPPPPTPYMHHHHPSHLLLNPSKFHKKKHKLLRQEYLGGGRSPVLFPPMSSDLSFNWHHKHKHRHKHRERCSEEDREEAGRSGSGSRAAAGVSDKVALSKGERVGGLVMAESLQRCRFGRDTSSTTASKQAAATSANSPSSSSSSSAERYKRKESSMSCLGPSRLTLDSSSKGHHPVASWFRMGSSEADYSQLSRSHMAPGQGSFSDGRAGDAAGCSDSEDEEPLTPTEDVKAHSSPNLTNLFASALTRTSLKVGRNRKADMVTESSNFSHVDRPVRKDRSTSAERRELGSSGIQTRGVSASEGTEGSLHHRQLHHHQPSLFHSHSSPSSSCLSPPQDFYLDSSLPHLSHRAQPSKRSLHHVNKILRAKKLQRQARTGNNMVKKRGPGRPRKYPLPSPPPSPPPVAELNPTRHRDGAAERLAGRRGWEGSTVADAIESVVQGQRRKGQRRKHWEGDEDDEEEGEIEEDKEAEETEEQVPEKEENPGNLAARPRTGTGRSWPAEEVHQHFQNPVERKPEEQSSLEGPGPVSKEQAAPLPMNNQREKRAARPPKKKFQKAGLYSDVYKTEDPRSQLLQLKKEKLEYIPGEHEYGLFPAPIHVGKYLRQKRIDFQLPYDILWLWKHDQLHKRPDVPLYKKIRSNVYVDVKPLSGYETTTCNCRSPDSSAEKGCLDDCLNRMSFAECSPSTCPCGDKCDNQHIQRHEWVQCLERFRAEGKGWGIRTKESLRSGQFIIEYLGEVVSEQEFRNRMMQQYFSHSGHYCLNLDSGMVIDSYRMGNEARFINHSCEPNCEMQKWSVNGVYRIGLFALKDINSGTELTYDYNFHSFNTEEQQVCKCFSESCRGIIGGKSQRINGLPGKTGGAQRLGRLKEKRKSKHQLKKREEESSDSSKFYPHLMKPMSNRERNFVLKHRVFLLRNWEKMREKQELQKREGERERDAGSLSMYARWGGVIRDDGNIKSDVFLTQFSALQTSRSVRTRRLAAAEENTEVTRTARLAHIFKEICDMITSYKDSSGQILAAPLVNLPSRKRNSQYYEKVSDPLDLSTIEKQILTGHYKTVEAFDTDMLKVFRNAEKYYGKKSSVGRDVCRLRKAYYSARHEAAVQIDEIVGETASEADSSDSLERDHLHHHHGGPGSHDKDDDVIRCICGMYKDEGLMIQCEKCMVWQHCDCMRLETEVEHYLCEQCDPRPVDREVPMIPQPSYAQAGSIYYICLLRDDLLLHQGDCVYLMRDSRRTPEGQPVRQSYRLLSHMNRDKLDIFRIEKLWKNEKGERFAFGHHYFRPHETHHSPSRRFYQNELFRMPLYEIIPLEAVVGTCCVLDLYTYCKGRPKGVKEQDVYICDYRLDKSAHLFYKIHRNRYPVCTKLYAFNHFPKRLTPKRDFSPHYVPDNYKRNGGRSAWKSERPKEASGCEDDGSSCERGEDFPPEEEEDGRGADDDVDMEDPELLSAKHRRPDRGRRGGGDDEDEDEEEDEEDGLEAEVRKELEESSKERMVEMLELPSSSASSPLHHPALGRREAQRERLNKILLDLLHRTPSKNGAENGDEARREMSTAGCPTITDHNASLRWGGGVGCSSLPLPRLSSQS
- the ash1l gene encoding histone-lysine N-methyltransferase ASH1L isoform X5 codes for the protein MDQKVQGRTATPPPPLSSAPTGEREKDGGGGKKEDEDEKKRDREKEGAAAVPAGAGGPGVAGDDQSQFSVKESSLSEGNVKLKIGLHTKRMKKPPKILENYVCRPAFRATVRHTARGGGGARGNRAGAAGDGARSQSPSKGRDKEKEKSLSVSKPPALSSSSVPSVKVPTSPPAPPAITKTPSPSQVNGSAPKRGQPKTDCKSDSKSDTKSTTNASERPLNLHRPPPDSKLHSSGKKTPTPQTNPRTSSPSSPPPASKEPTFDGVKPPQYIYSTEGQKDKDKGVQSWGAPTVTEKLAQLIATCPPSKTPKPAKPAKTDPVPPLPSSGFMAPTAKQRDRAMANRNTYSRMLHLSPPPPVSRPPGRPYGSRNKDSVSENSSILMQVRKEDSDGSGKAIISSGNNSINMSSSNSSSRSSSPAFPYNRLSSMSKDSNGENSSSSISKPQSRPSQSSPHATSSPFCPISSSSSISAEQRTVSAVSHLGSPVPSQGHHAQESPALAEESGAGEKEQDSESPRDLTKCPPSAGTGKSDGKDRGAGNQSLRVERGRSSSPSKRSPSRESSQPSRSTSPPEPVRQRAPSPSEPEDEEGSQTPLRDDSPDSSLDSNDEQDSKPFKKRRGSKPRWTHVMSKMQSQQTDQGGLFSENKTTLPSSASSETPPPPVKRPVGRPPNPNKVRPNPVPQSSVSQLFPPRHNKRGRSKSKMPRLDAPTPGNSSNKLASSKVFSSLLKSKEEQDPPVLHPEVDLNPPKPMPRKRGRPKRLPPTLPQEGQPPTLAPEAGDMGDKRFRSKGNGQLIMKTIISKINKMKSVKRKRFLSQILLGPRTEETPKSSTSAMVSSVESTTQSLSSLAASFGGKLGPQINVSKKGTIYMGKRRGRKPKAVATVSSPEPFLSPNTTSPLHHHQSQHQLSSSEVFPSPSFSQSSGGHSPISDASFVEPGSVHFSGHSHYSSSHHSHNTFSFPPPTFSAPNKVLGSSLSSMATAASQKKSSCRGYPHHHHHYRQHYHYHKLSPPRPLHPTSPAPLSELKEATPSPVSESHSEETVPSDSGIGTDNNSTSDRGEKAGGTGGLSAIGMPAGMGLLMPGVMGSAIAPGMGLNSRGRRRHSAVLMEHPSPSPSPHGARSSPDPRRPHPTAPTSSLLGHKEKHKHKCKRRSHGCPGYDKLKRQKRKRKKKYLQLRSRRLDPDFLAELDEIIVMLSEIRITHRSAGHRLSSGIGIAPGTSRMPGLGNRPGGGIGGPSGPPPHHYVHRDLLPTIFRVNFGRFYSHPAYSCDPLHYVRKPDMKKKRGRPPKLRDSMSEVPFVPGLGFPLSSGGFYHPSYGVPYSSGPLGLGYYRGYPPASALYPHPHHQSPHTAPSHHSHHSPSFPPPPPTPYMHHHHPSHLLLNPSKFHKKKHKLLRQEYLGGGRSPVLFPPMSSDLSFNWHHKHKHRHKHRERCSEEDREEAGRSGSGSRAAAGVSDKVALSKGERVGGLVMAESLQRCRFGRDTSSTTASKQAAATSANSPSSSSSSSAERYKRKESSMSCLGPSRLTLDSSSKGHHPVASWFRMGSSEADYSQLSRSHMAPGQGSFSDGRAGDAAGCSDSEDEEPLTPTEDVKAHSSPNLTNLFASALTRTSLKVGRNRKADMVTESSNFSHVDRPVRKDRSTSAERRELGSSGIQTRGVSASEGTEGSLHHRQLHHHQPSLFHSHSSPSSSCLSPPQDFYLDSSLPHLSHRAQPSKRSLHHVNKILRAKKLQRQARTGNNMVKKRGPGRPRKYPLPSPPPSPPPVAELNPTRHRDGAAERLAGRRGWEGSTVADAIESVVQGQRRKGQRRKHWEGDEDDEEEGEIEEDKEAEETEEQVPEKEENPGNLAARPRTGTGRSWPAEEVHQHFQNPVERKPEEQSSLEGPGPVSKEQAAPLPMNNQREKRAARPPKKKFQKAGLYSDVYKTEDPRSQLLQLKKEKLEYIPGEHEYGLFPAPIHVGKYLRQKRIDFQLPYDILWLWKHDQLHKRPDVPLYKKIRSNVYVDVKPLSGYETTTCNCRSPDSSAEKGCLDDCLNRMSFAECSPSTCPCGDKCDNQHIQRHEWVQCLERFRAEGKGWGIRTKESLRSGQFIIEYLGEVVSEQEFRNRMMQQYFSHSGHYCLNLDSGMVIDSYRMGNEARFINHSCEPNCEMQKWSVNGVYRIGLFALKDINSGTELTYDYNFHSFNTEEQQVCKCFSESCRGIIGGKSQRINGLPGKTGGAQRLGRLKEKRKSKHQLKKREEESSDSSKFYPHLMKPMSNRERNFVLKHRVFLLRNWEKMREKQELQKREGERERDAGSLSMYARWGGVIRDDGNIKSDVFLTQFSALQTSRSVRTRRLAAAEENTEVTRTARLAHIFKEICDMITSYKDSSGQILAAPLVNLPSRKRNSQYYEKVSDPLDLSTIEKQILTGHYKTVEAFDTDMLKVFRNAEKYYGKKSSVGRDVCRLRKAYYSARHEAAVQIDEIVGETASEADSSDSLERDHLHHHHGGPGSHDKDDDVIRCICGMYKDEGLMIQCEKCMVWQHCDCMRLETEVEHYLCEQCDPRPVDREVPMIPQPSYAQAGSIYYICLLRDDLLLHQGDCVYLMRDSRRTPEGQPVRQSYRLLSHMNRDKLDIFRIEKLWKNEKGERFAFGHHYFRPHETHHSPSRRFYQNELFRMPLYEIIPLEAVVGTCCVLDLYTYCKGRPKGVKEQDVYICDYRLDKSAHLFYKIHRNRYPVCTKLYAFNHFPKRLTPKRDFSPHYVPDNYKRNGGRSAWKSERPKEASGCEDDGSSCERGEDFPPEEEEDGRGADDDVDMEDPELLSAKHRRPDRGRRGGGDDEDEDEEEDEEDGLEAEVRKELEESSKERMVEMLELPSSSASSPLHHPALGRREAQRERLNKILLDLLHRTPSKNAIDVTYLLEEGAGRRLRRRTLGFGDFVGRK